A window from Culex pipiens pallens isolate TS chromosome 3, TS_CPP_V2, whole genome shotgun sequence encodes these proteins:
- the LOC120412394 gene encoding ARF GTPase-activating protein Git has protein sequence MSRSSKSRNQQQQQPEVCGDCGSSDPSWASINRGILLCADCCSVHRSLGRHISQVKSLRQGSWSPSVLAFVNQLNGHGANSVWEHLLLDSVAPKNLKRKPGPKDALHPAKADFIRAKHVNLSYVLKPSLEDGVGSAAALEVELSKQLHASVRSGNLETSLRLVVQGADPNYFHDEKGSTPLHVAARSGQLSQMELLLVYGADVNALDSQGNTPLDLAKACKQSAIAERLVEAMYEVTDRLSHFLTGKKPDHASGQHLLIPDQSKKDISEQLKIARGKLQLVPNRMFEELVMDLYDEVDRRETEAIWATTSLNPEVGAVPFLPTNPHLSATRNQGRQKLARFSQQEFNGLISDVLIDARRRQNMANLRPIDSPLPSNLAQLKNAAARESNLSDDEPLYDAVASDDDYAALAPVAQQALVNKSPPGGPTSAEVESLRQKLQDQESTIQELRILIQKLTSENCQLKHSLDTKEYDVQLRIDSHLNGSTPTEETPEEVEPVSDGRQYGKRPVSMYEARQLPRDENRPPITQSLYSMTPAGAQVTSNSGSAGSELNMSSSSSNLPHFEDVKKRTDLVARRIKELFAAMQDLSSTDSFVPCAERIRVAVAELVAIFPPTMREETLRTALKQLNYNTNLIQTECTRLQRAFIEDGSQQPAQVLSDSIKLNMEQVRGCAYDLAMSTKILITHFQAQA, from the exons ATGTCTCGCTCGTCCAAGTCccggaaccagcagcagcagcagccggaaGTGTGCGGCGATTGTGGCAGCTCAG ACCCCTCGTGGGCCTCCATCAACCGGGGCATCCTGCTGTGCGCCGACTGCTGTTCCGTCCACCGGAGCCTCGGCCGGCACATCTCCCAGGTCAAGTCGCTGCGCCAGGGCAGCTGGTCACCGTCGGTGCTGGCCTTCGTGAACCAGCTCAACGGGCACGGAGCGAACAGCGTGTGGGAGCACCTGCTGCTGGATTCGGTCGCTCCGAAGAACCTGAAGCGGAAACCCGGCCCCAAGGATGCGCTCCATCCGGCCAAGGCGGATTTCATCCGGGCAAAGCACGTCAATTTGTCGTACGTGTTGAAGCCGAGCTTGGAGGATGGCGTTGGAAGTGCGGCAGCTCTGGAGGTGGAACTTAGCAAGCAGCTGCACGCAAGCGTAAGGTCCGGGAATCTGGAGACCAGCTTGCGGTTGGTGGTTCAGGGAGCCGATCCGAATTACTTCCACGACGAGAAGGGTTCGACTCCGCTGCACGTGGCTGCCCGTTCCGGTCAGCTGTCCCAGATGGAACTGCTGCTGGTTTATGGGGCGGATGTGAACGCGTTGGATTCGCAGGGCAACACTCCGTTGGATTTGGCCAAGGCCTGCAAGCAGAGTGCAATCGCCGAACGGCTGGTGGAAGCCATGTACGAGGTTACGGATCGGTTAAGCCACTTCCTAACCGGAAAGAAACCAGATCACGCTTCCGGACAGCATTTGCTCATCCCGGATCAGTCGAAGAAGGACATTAGTGAGCAGCTGAAAATCGCCCGAGGTAAGTTGCAATTGGTGCCGAACCGAATGTTCGAGGAACTCGTGATGGACCTGTACGACGAGGTTGACCGCCGTGAAACTGAAGCCATCTGGGCGACTACTTCGCTGAATCCGGAAGTTGGAGCCGTTCCGTTTCTACCGACGAATCCGCACCTGAGTGCCACCAGAAATCAG GGTCGCCAAAAGCTGGCCCGCTTCAGCCAGCAGGAGTTCAACGGGCTAATCAGCGATGTGCTGATCGATGCGCGACGTCGCCAGAACATGGCGAACCTGCGTCCGATTGATTCACCGCTGCCGTCGAATCTTGCCCAGCTGAAGAACGCAGCGGCCCGCGAGTCGAACCTTTCCGACGACGAGCCGCTGTACGATGCGGTCGCGTCGGACGATGATTACGCGGCACTGGCCCCGGTCGCTCAGCAG GCTCTGGTGAACAAATCGCCACCTGGGGGACCGACGTCCGCCGAGGTGGAATCCCTCCGGCAGAAGCTCCAGGACCAGGAGTCGACCATCCAGGAGCTGCGAATTCTCATTCAGAAGCTGACCAGCGAAAACTGCCAGCTGAAGCACTCGCTGGATACGAAGGAATATGACGTGCAGCT ACGAATCGACAGCCACCTCAACGGATCGACGCCCACCGAGGAAACCCCGGAAGAGGTCGAACCCGTATCGGACGGCCGCCAGTACGGCAAACGACCGGTAAGTATGTACGAAGCCAGGCAGCTCCCCCGCGACGAAAACCGTCCTCCCATCACCCAAAGTCTGTACTCGATGACCCCGGCGGGCGCCCAGGTGACCTCAAACTCCGGCAGCGCCGGTTCCGAGCTGAACATGTCTTCCTCCTCCTCAAATCTTCCACACTTTGAGGACGTCAAAAAACGAACCGACCTGGTCGCTCGCCGCATCAAGGAACTGTTCGCCGCCATGCAGGACCTGTCCTCGACGGACTCGTTCGTGCCGTGCGCCGAACGGATACGGGTTGCCGTGGCCGAACTGGTGGCCATCTTCCCGCCCACCATGCGCGAAGAAACGCTCCGGACCGCACTCAAGCAGCTCAACTACAACACCAACCTGATCCAGACGGAGTGCACCCGGCTGCAGAGGGCCTTCATCGAGGATGGATCCCAGCAGCCGGCACAGGTTCTGTCCGACAGTATCAAGCTTAACATGGAGCAGGTGCGCGGCTGTGCGTACGATTTGGCCATGTCGACCAAGATCTTGATTACGCACTTTCAAGCGCAGGCTTGA